A genomic region of Manihot esculenta cultivar AM560-2 chromosome 15, M.esculenta_v8, whole genome shotgun sequence contains the following coding sequences:
- the LOC110602036 gene encoding uncharacterized protein LOC110602036, with amino-acid sequence MNFKKEFPGLMLRDDFWNAAKSTHCYEFWLHMKNLKPKRDQKPYDWLINIPFSQWTRHAFWPEAKCDNYTNNMTESFNAWIVKLRGLPIINIIESIRQKCMVRLHRRFAKAQTWEGIVTPRTKKVLNKIITASRFLKLLPGRNEEYEVHEGPCRFAISLAKRTCSCGWWDISGLPCKHAARAIAYVRGNIEEFCHEYYTVQCYSRVYASAIHPVPQAELEPDNEHPSILPPPLRRQPGRPRKARKRDESEPPARGRRTATVTCARCLQTGHNKRTCQYAAVGANMAASQKKRKHTTASGAGTSRGVNTNQVGSSGGPTI; translated from the exons ATGAATTTCAAGAAAGAGTTCCCTGGACTGATGCTCAGAGATGATTTTTGGAATGCTGCAAAGAGTACTCATTGTTATGAGTTTTGGCTTCACATGAAGAATTTGAAGCCCAAGCGAGATCAAAAGCCATATGACTGGTTGATCAACATACCATTCAGTCAATGGACTAGACATGCATTCTGGCCTGAAGCTAAGTGTGACAATTACACTAACAACATGACCGAATCATTCAATGCATGGATAGTGAAATTGAGAGGTTTGCCTATTATCAATATTATTGAATCTATTAGGCAGAAATGTATGGTTAGGTTGCATAGAAGATTTGCTAAAGCTCAAACATGGGAAGGGATAGTTACACCAAGAACAAAGAaagtattgaataaaatcattaCTGCCAGTAGGTTTCTTAAGTTGCTCCCTGGTAGAAATGAAGAGTATGAGGTTCATGAGGGTCCATGTAGGTTTGCTATTAGTTTAGCTAAAAGGACATGCAGTTGTGGATGGTGGGATATAAGTGGTTTACCATGCAAGCATGCTGCTAGAGCAATTGCATATGTTAGGGGCAATATTGAAGAGTTTTGCCATGAATATTACACTGTGCAGTGCTATTCAAGAGTTTATGCAAGTGCCATACATCCTGTTCCTCAAGCTGAGCTTGAACCTGATAATGAACACCCATCAATATTGCCACCTCCTTTGAGGAGGCAACCAGGAAGGCCAAGGAAGGCTAGAAAGAGAGATGAGAGTGAACCACCAGCAAGAGGAAGGAGGACAGCAACTGTCACTTGTGCTAGGTGCTTACAAACAGGCCACAATAAGAGAACTTGTCAATATGCTGCTGTTGGG GCAAATATGGCTGCAAGTCAAAAGAAGAGAAAACACACTACTGCATCAGGTGCGGGGACTTCAAGAGGGGTTAATACTAATCAAGTGGGATCAAGTGGTGGACCAACTATCTAA
- the LOC110601571 gene encoding uncharacterized protein LOC110601571 isoform X2, producing MKAERKFGRSVQRDSFDANEGCPDGKDGELSDSKNWDGEDNTGDEGHEFRVGDFVWGKIRSHPWWPGRIYDPLDASDSAKKVKQRDKILVAYFGDGTFAWCSPSQLKPLDDNFLEMSKQSSSKNFFNAVEKAMDEVGRLVDLKMTCSCVPKENLIGFGRTLAVNAGIKEGLLVPEGGIDKFSTSLFQPAEFLPALKDIAQVATVTNMLEFTVLKSWLSAFYRAKGGHQLPSYYEPKPIPGLDDDTRNLIGDSSNCNNGVEGRIQGPVEEDWLSSPRGLNHSQTSQSTLHKCQGVSEDAHYQRRKQKSLAEIMEEHPDTEAEDRDDVLAEEGTKARKAVSSAKRKKRKLMGEGMNKEGTNEITDVTKVASLDKDASSSGRKRRKVSDKADGDGKNEMEDILAKEGENLGKPSSRGKKRKGNGEAEVSSSGSSDLVSKPRTRKGKFSESHGAANKQDSSLGADGSRVKMENLKSPPSRGRKKKETSNIEDSDGGGKIKERRENTVSAEKNVVGDLGDNGKAKEELMKGSSPRERKRSKYLSPPYTNLNKAERKKGIEEESMKISSESQLGEQGTEAADHLIESPIMKFSGERKPSKEPGSGHETYQNNYGLMIVKASASELLSKIRSAALNPQYLTETSSHAMIWEFFSEFRSSVYCNESDYEMYVEHLPGRKRKPQKSETGQDQSDQSLPEHKSQRAKTKNNEEAKLDKPKVKQAVGAPEMKTKEKQAEGEGPGAALYVTFGPGSSLPSKNDLLKIYGKFGALNKDETDMLYTNYCAKVVFLKSSEAEEAFNDSQLSSPFGSANVTFRLRYLSAETKTRELKEISRSKQPSSLAKEGTATAEMASASQSSGSEVSQLNYIKQKLEMVTSLVETSEGKISQDLKSILESEMKVLLEKVSTMISSSS from the coding sequence ATGAAAGCAGAGAGGAAATTTGGCAGGAGTGTGCAGAGGGATTCATTTGATGCAAACGAAGGGTGCCCAGATGGGAAGGACGGAGAATTGAGTGATAGCAAGAATTGGGATGGGGAGGATAATACGGGAGATGAAGGGCATGAATTTAGGGTTGGTGATTTTGTTTGGGGCAAGATTAGAAGTCACCCTTGGTGGCCAGGGCGGATTTATGATCCATTAGATGCATCGGATTCTGCCAAAAAAGTCAAACAGCGGGATAAGATTCTTGTGGCTTACTTTGGAGATGGCACATTTGCATGGTGCAGTCCATCTCAGTTGAAGCCTTTAGATGATAATTTTTTGGAGATGTCAAAGCAGAGTAGCTCAAAGAACTTTTTCAATGCAGTAGAGAAGGCAATGGATGAGGTTGGTAGACTTGTCGACTTGAAGATGACTTGCTCTTGTGTGCCAAAAGAGAATTTGATTGGATTTGGTAGAACGTTGGCTGTGAATGCTGGAATTAAGGAAGGCCTTCTTGTGCCTGAAGGTGGAATTGATAAGTTTTCAACTTCCTTGTTTCAACCAGCAGAATTTCTTCCTGCATTAAAAGATATTGCGCAGGTTGCTACTGTTACTAACATGCTAGAGTTCACGGTGTTAAAGAGTTGGTTATCAGCTTTTTATCGTGCAAAGGGAGGCCACCAGTTGCCTTCTTATTATGAACCAAAGCCAATTCCAGGCCTTGATGATGACACCAGAAATTTGATAGGCGACTCAAGTAACTGCAATAATGGAGTGGAAGGCAGAATTCAAGGTCCAGTTGAAGAAGATTGGCTTTCCTCACCGAGAGGTCTCAATCATAGCCAGACTTCTCAAAGCACGTTGCACAAGTGCCAAGGGGTTTCGGAGGATGCACACTATCAGAGAAGGAAGCAGAAAAGCCTTGCTGAAATCATGGAGGAGCACCCAGATACTGAGGCTGAGGATAGGGATGACGTTTTGGCTGAAGAAGGAACAAAGGCAAGAAAAGCAGTATCGTCAGCCAAGAGAAAAAAGCGGAAATTAATGGGAGAAGGCATGAATAAAGAGGGTACAAATGAGATAACAGATGTTACCAAAGTAGCAAGCTTAGACAAAGATGCATCTTCATCTGGAAGGAAGAGAAGGAAAGTAAGTGATAAAGCTGATGGTGATGGAAAAAATGAGATGGAAGATATTCTggctaaagaaggagagaactTGGGCAAACCTTCATCTAGAGGAAAGAAGAGGAAAGGCAATGGTGAAGCTGAGGTTAGTAGTAGTGGCAGCAGTGATTTGGTTTCTAAACCAAGGACAAGGAAAGGGAAGTTTTCTGAATCTCATGGAGCCGCAAACAAACAAGATAGTAGCCTTGGAGCTGATGGTAGTAGGGTGAAGATGGAAAATCTGAAGAGCCCTCCTTCAAGAGGAAGGAAGAAAAAGGAAACTTCCAATATTGAAGATTCTGATGGTGGGGGCAAAATTAAAGAAAGGAGAGAGAACACCGTGTCTGCAGAAAAGAATGTGGTTGGTGACCTTGGTGACAATGGTAAGGCTAAAGAAGAACTTATGAAGGGTTCTTCGCCAAGGGAAAGGAAGAGGAGCAAGTACCTGTCCCCTCCGTACACAAATCTTAATAAAgcagaaagaaagaaagggatAGAGGAAGAATCCATGAAGATTTCCAGCGAGTCTCAATTAGGGGAACAAGGGACTGAGGCTGCTGACCACCTTATTGAGTCTCCAATTATGAAGTTCAGTGGTGAGAGAAAACCCTCCAAGGAACCTGGTTCAGGGCATGAGACATATCAGAACAATTATGGTCTGATGATAGTTAAGGCATCTGCAAGTGAACTTCTATCTAAAATACGGTCTGCAGCTCTTAATCCACAATATCTGACAGAAACCAGCTCACATGCTATGATTTGGGAATTCTTTTCTGAATTCAGAAGTTCAGTCTATTGCAATGAGTCCGATTATGAAATGTACGTTGAACATCTTCCAGGAAGAAAGAGGAAGCCGCAAAAATCAGAAACTGGGCAAGATCAGTCTGACCAGAGTTTACCTGAACATAAATCCCAGCGGGCAAAGACCAAAAATAATGAAGAAGCAAAATTGGATAAGCCCAAAGTTAAACAAGCTGTTGGTGCACCAGAAATGAAGACAAAGGAAAAGCAGGCTGAAGGGGAAGGTCCAGGTGCTGCCCTTTATGTGACATTTGGTCCAGGATCTTCTTTGCCTTCAAAGAATGATCTCCTTAAAATATATGGAAAATTTGGGGCATTAAACAAAGATGAAACTGACATGCTCTACACTAATTACTGTGCGAAGGTTGTCTTCTTAAAGAGCTCCGAGGCAGAAGAAGCATTCAATGATTCTCAACTTTCCAGTCCCTTTGGATCTGCTAATGTGACTTTCCGGCTACGTTATCTCTCTGCGGAAACCAAGACCCGGGAACTCAAAGAGATTTCAAGGTCAAAGCAGCCTTCTTCTCTGGCCAAGGAGGGAACAGCTACAGCAGAAATGGCATCTGCATCACAATCTTCTGGAAGTGAAGTGTCACAACTGAACTATATAAAACAGAAGCTTGAGATGGTAACATCGTTGGTGGAGACATCTGAAGGAAAAATATCCCAAGATCTGAAATCCATTTTGGAAAGTGAAATGAAGGTGCTATTGGAGAAGGTAAGCACAATGATCAGTTCTTCATCTTAG
- the LOC110601571 gene encoding uncharacterized protein LOC110601571 isoform X1, with protein MKTVETLPEALCESPSLSQEPCKKPDHDTKLSKDASKTSPAKSSKENGLRVSVNGKEDFGSSDLGGGVVGTEVSVERGRDTVDLGDNEVGLEDSEINGASSLLKMHESSESLLGLGSFLDVIDRTEKRGFESVDGISLVADICGNVHRSDMKAERKFGRSVQRDSFDANEGCPDGKDGELSDSKNWDGEDNTGDEGHEFRVGDFVWGKIRSHPWWPGRIYDPLDASDSAKKVKQRDKILVAYFGDGTFAWCSPSQLKPLDDNFLEMSKQSSSKNFFNAVEKAMDEVGRLVDLKMTCSCVPKENLIGFGRTLAVNAGIKEGLLVPEGGIDKFSTSLFQPAEFLPALKDIAQVATVTNMLEFTVLKSWLSAFYRAKGGHQLPSYYEPKPIPGLDDDTRNLIGDSSNCNNGVEGRIQGPVEEDWLSSPRGLNHSQTSQSTLHKCQGVSEDAHYQRRKQKSLAEIMEEHPDTEAEDRDDVLAEEGTKARKAVSSAKRKKRKLMGEGMNKEGTNEITDVTKVASLDKDASSSGRKRRKVSDKADGDGKNEMEDILAKEGENLGKPSSRGKKRKGNGEAEVSSSGSSDLVSKPRTRKGKFSESHGAANKQDSSLGADGSRVKMENLKSPPSRGRKKKETSNIEDSDGGGKIKERRENTVSAEKNVVGDLGDNGKAKEELMKGSSPRERKRSKYLSPPYTNLNKAERKKGIEEESMKISSESQLGEQGTEAADHLIESPIMKFSGERKPSKEPGSGHETYQNNYGLMIVKASASELLSKIRSAALNPQYLTETSSHAMIWEFFSEFRSSVYCNESDYEMYVEHLPGRKRKPQKSETGQDQSDQSLPEHKSQRAKTKNNEEAKLDKPKVKQAVGAPEMKTKEKQAEGEGPGAALYVTFGPGSSLPSKNDLLKIYGKFGALNKDETDMLYTNYCAKVVFLKSSEAEEAFNDSQLSSPFGSANVTFRLRYLSAETKTRELKEISRSKQPSSLAKEGTATAEMASASQSSGSEVSQLNYIKQKLEMVTSLVETSEGKISQDLKSILESEMKVLLEKVSTMISSSS; from the coding sequence ATGAAAACTGTTGAAACCCTACCAGAAGCCCTATGTGAAAGTCCCTCTCTGTCTCAGGAACCTTGTAAGAAACCAGACCATGATACCAAACTCTCTAAagatgcctccaaaacttctccAGCTAAAAGCAGTAAAGAAAATGGACTTAGGGTTTCTGTAAATGGAAAGGAAGATTTTGGCAGTAGTGATTTGGGTGGTGGAGTGGTAGGAACTGAAGTTTCAGTTGAGAGGGGCCGTGATACTGTTGATTTGGGTGATAATGAAGTGGGTCTTGAGGATTCTGAGATAAATGGAGCGTCTTCTttgttaaaaatgcatgaaagtAGTGAGAGTTTACTAGGGCTAGGCTCTTTTTTAGATGTTATTGATAGGACAGAGAAAAGGGGCTTTGAAAGTGTTGACGGCATTTCTCTTGTTGCAGATATCTGTGGGAATGTTCATCGAAGTGACATGAAAGCAGAGAGGAAATTTGGCAGGAGTGTGCAGAGGGATTCATTTGATGCAAACGAAGGGTGCCCAGATGGGAAGGACGGAGAATTGAGTGATAGCAAGAATTGGGATGGGGAGGATAATACGGGAGATGAAGGGCATGAATTTAGGGTTGGTGATTTTGTTTGGGGCAAGATTAGAAGTCACCCTTGGTGGCCAGGGCGGATTTATGATCCATTAGATGCATCGGATTCTGCCAAAAAAGTCAAACAGCGGGATAAGATTCTTGTGGCTTACTTTGGAGATGGCACATTTGCATGGTGCAGTCCATCTCAGTTGAAGCCTTTAGATGATAATTTTTTGGAGATGTCAAAGCAGAGTAGCTCAAAGAACTTTTTCAATGCAGTAGAGAAGGCAATGGATGAGGTTGGTAGACTTGTCGACTTGAAGATGACTTGCTCTTGTGTGCCAAAAGAGAATTTGATTGGATTTGGTAGAACGTTGGCTGTGAATGCTGGAATTAAGGAAGGCCTTCTTGTGCCTGAAGGTGGAATTGATAAGTTTTCAACTTCCTTGTTTCAACCAGCAGAATTTCTTCCTGCATTAAAAGATATTGCGCAGGTTGCTACTGTTACTAACATGCTAGAGTTCACGGTGTTAAAGAGTTGGTTATCAGCTTTTTATCGTGCAAAGGGAGGCCACCAGTTGCCTTCTTATTATGAACCAAAGCCAATTCCAGGCCTTGATGATGACACCAGAAATTTGATAGGCGACTCAAGTAACTGCAATAATGGAGTGGAAGGCAGAATTCAAGGTCCAGTTGAAGAAGATTGGCTTTCCTCACCGAGAGGTCTCAATCATAGCCAGACTTCTCAAAGCACGTTGCACAAGTGCCAAGGGGTTTCGGAGGATGCACACTATCAGAGAAGGAAGCAGAAAAGCCTTGCTGAAATCATGGAGGAGCACCCAGATACTGAGGCTGAGGATAGGGATGACGTTTTGGCTGAAGAAGGAACAAAGGCAAGAAAAGCAGTATCGTCAGCCAAGAGAAAAAAGCGGAAATTAATGGGAGAAGGCATGAATAAAGAGGGTACAAATGAGATAACAGATGTTACCAAAGTAGCAAGCTTAGACAAAGATGCATCTTCATCTGGAAGGAAGAGAAGGAAAGTAAGTGATAAAGCTGATGGTGATGGAAAAAATGAGATGGAAGATATTCTggctaaagaaggagagaactTGGGCAAACCTTCATCTAGAGGAAAGAAGAGGAAAGGCAATGGTGAAGCTGAGGTTAGTAGTAGTGGCAGCAGTGATTTGGTTTCTAAACCAAGGACAAGGAAAGGGAAGTTTTCTGAATCTCATGGAGCCGCAAACAAACAAGATAGTAGCCTTGGAGCTGATGGTAGTAGGGTGAAGATGGAAAATCTGAAGAGCCCTCCTTCAAGAGGAAGGAAGAAAAAGGAAACTTCCAATATTGAAGATTCTGATGGTGGGGGCAAAATTAAAGAAAGGAGAGAGAACACCGTGTCTGCAGAAAAGAATGTGGTTGGTGACCTTGGTGACAATGGTAAGGCTAAAGAAGAACTTATGAAGGGTTCTTCGCCAAGGGAAAGGAAGAGGAGCAAGTACCTGTCCCCTCCGTACACAAATCTTAATAAAgcagaaagaaagaaagggatAGAGGAAGAATCCATGAAGATTTCCAGCGAGTCTCAATTAGGGGAACAAGGGACTGAGGCTGCTGACCACCTTATTGAGTCTCCAATTATGAAGTTCAGTGGTGAGAGAAAACCCTCCAAGGAACCTGGTTCAGGGCATGAGACATATCAGAACAATTATGGTCTGATGATAGTTAAGGCATCTGCAAGTGAACTTCTATCTAAAATACGGTCTGCAGCTCTTAATCCACAATATCTGACAGAAACCAGCTCACATGCTATGATTTGGGAATTCTTTTCTGAATTCAGAAGTTCAGTCTATTGCAATGAGTCCGATTATGAAATGTACGTTGAACATCTTCCAGGAAGAAAGAGGAAGCCGCAAAAATCAGAAACTGGGCAAGATCAGTCTGACCAGAGTTTACCTGAACATAAATCCCAGCGGGCAAAGACCAAAAATAATGAAGAAGCAAAATTGGATAAGCCCAAAGTTAAACAAGCTGTTGGTGCACCAGAAATGAAGACAAAGGAAAAGCAGGCTGAAGGGGAAGGTCCAGGTGCTGCCCTTTATGTGACATTTGGTCCAGGATCTTCTTTGCCTTCAAAGAATGATCTCCTTAAAATATATGGAAAATTTGGGGCATTAAACAAAGATGAAACTGACATGCTCTACACTAATTACTGTGCGAAGGTTGTCTTCTTAAAGAGCTCCGAGGCAGAAGAAGCATTCAATGATTCTCAACTTTCCAGTCCCTTTGGATCTGCTAATGTGACTTTCCGGCTACGTTATCTCTCTGCGGAAACCAAGACCCGGGAACTCAAAGAGATTTCAAGGTCAAAGCAGCCTTCTTCTCTGGCCAAGGAGGGAACAGCTACAGCAGAAATGGCATCTGCATCACAATCTTCTGGAAGTGAAGTGTCACAACTGAACTATATAAAACAGAAGCTTGAGATGGTAACATCGTTGGTGGAGACATCTGAAGGAAAAATATCCCAAGATCTGAAATCCATTTTGGAAAGTGAAATGAAGGTGCTATTGGAGAAGGTAAGCACAATGATCAGTTCTTCATCTTAG
- the LOC110601572 gene encoding zinc finger CCCH domain-containing protein 41 — protein MELKVSSLKSGGISPPHCDSDPEEKEVSDEDDDDRNHKHRRRETRSQSLERDSPEPIFTRSYRKQHKPFENGHPFRENESQGSETWKNYNNVPQDKDFTSKFVKRRPGMASLPRVGMDLNQRIRSNQTFSGEHGPGRGRGRDPSSWNQRDSMFSSVDIASQIVQQGAITSGLFAGRGLPNVSNAQNASWNAFGLFPGIPNGGLDALHSIGLQGTPGPVLNSSLNIGIPRQRCRDFEERGFCLRGDMCPMEHGVNRIVVEDVQSLSQFNLPVSLPNAPLVGTPAGPGALPSVGAPSTTSMNGKGHSRNSKLGIVDDAMGLNGGYSGSAGVSGADLYDPDQPLWNNNGPETSNALLAPHSSKNDETESFMNVDPSDRHNLRLCDTTDNECSIRSTGVPVSSQNTGSSVWGRVGSMKNRLDVREKTDLTVSTSDHLENEAKEDHDELANIQGSTCQGKRMTTEGVGPKTIDSAARIQSDTSHNVRKSSQKALRTLFVSGIPQKNNKRDALLSHFQKFGEVIDIYIPLNGERAFVQFSKREEAEAALKAPDAVMGNRFIKLWWANRDSIPDDGMVSSSSLSLTPRGMPAGSVPPQSLLGKRGKDNLQSAVSKGAIVPPSDASLPHSDHPKPFANGPKAPPPMQKKLELEKLRDELRKKQEMLDEKRNDFRRQLDKLEKQATGVKGEAVVEPAAKRHRVGIATDVAKTTTPRSSDPVVGASSPCAEMIVDKNKSTENVASSIPKTSASLMQHESTASRQLIRPVAPTGAVFLTNRYKLDNRPTAFKIIPPLPPGLANVDVLKEFFSLYGDLSAVELEEVDACNDDSDGSEMAKNCSACLTFTTRRSAERAFFNGRCWQGNNLKFTWVTSSAFGSDLSGRENISSALKCPVDTDVQPTEKLACTGSGSQEASASENGETETSERNTSADHVELHEVPEPLPTSEHGEDTTKCEDSATSMCSKEEQPKRELNPTATSGENESHKGHTS, from the exons ATGGAGCTCAAGGTTTCATCACTAAAGTCAGGAGGTATTTCTCCTCCTCATTGTGATAGTGATCCTGAGGAGAAGGAAGTTAGtgatgaggatgatgatgatcGCAATCATAAGCATCGAAGAAGGGAGACACGATCTCAATCTTTGGAGAGGGATTCTCCAGAACCTATTTTTACGAGGTCATACAGGAAACAACACAAACCATTTGAAAATGGGCATCCTTTCAGGGAGAATGAATCTCAAGGTAGTGAAACCTGGAAAAACTATAATAATGTTCCTCAAGATAAAGACTTCACCTCAAAATTTGTGAAGAGACGCCCTGGAATGGCATCATTACCTCGAGTGGGTATGGATTTGAATCAAAGAATCAGGTCAAACCAAACATTTTCTGGAGAACATGGACctggtagaggaagaggaagggaCCCTAGTTCTTGGAACCAACGTGATTCTATGTTCAGCTCAGTTGATATTGCTTCACAAATAGTTCAGCAAGGAGCCATTACTTCTGGTCTCTTTGCAGGAAGGGGATTGCCAAATGTGTCAAATGCACAAAATGCATCCTGGAATGCATTTGGGTTGTTTCCTGGAATACCGAATGGTGGCCTTGATGCACTCCATTCCATTGGTTTGCAAGGAACACCTGGACCAGTACTAAATTCTTCATTGAATATAGGCATTCCCCGCCAGCGATGCAGAGACTTTGAGGAGCGTGGATTTTGTCTAAGAGGGGATATGTGTCCAATGGAGCATGGTGTCAATCGTATTGTTGTTGAAGATGTTCAG AGTCTTTCGCAGTTCAATCTCCCTGTTTCACTTCCAAATGCACCGCTAGTGGGAACACCTGCTGGACCAGGGGCTTTGCCATCAGTTGGTGCTCCTTCAACCACATCAATGAATGGCAAAGGACATAGCAGAAATAGCAAGCTTGGAATAGTTGATGATGCTATGGGCTTGAATGGTGGATATTCTGGTTCTGCTGGTGTGAGTGGAGCAGACTTGTATGATCCAGATCAGCCACTATGGAATAACAATGGTCCTGAAACATCAAATGCACTATTAGCACCACATTCATCCAAAAATGATGAAACTGAATCCTTCATGAATGTTGATCCTTCTGACCGTCATAATCTCAGGTTGTGTGATACTACTGATAATGAATGTTCAATAAGAAGCACTGGGGTTCCTGTTAGTTCACAGAATACAGGTTCATCTGTTTGGGGTAGAGTTGGTAGCATGAAGAATAGATTAGATGTGAGAGAGAAaacagatttgacagtgagtaCATCAGATCATTTGGAGAATGAAGCAAAGGAAGATCATGATGAATTAGCCAATATTCAAGGTAGTACTTGTCAAGGAAAGCGGATGACTACTGAGGGTGTTGGCCCCAAAACTATTGATTCAGCAGCCAGGATACAGAGTGATACCTCGCATAATGTAAGGAAATCATCTCAGAAGGCATTACGTACACTATTTGTCAGTGGTATTCCACAAAAAAACAACAAAAGGGATGCTCTTCTTTCTCATTTTCAAAAGTTTGGGGAGGTTATTGACATTTATATCCCATTGAATGGTGAACGAGCTTTTGTTCAGTTTTCAAAAAGGGAAGAGGCAGAAGCTGCTTTAAAAGCACCTGATGCTGTAATGGGCAATCGCTTTATCAAACTATGGTGGGCTAATCGTGACAGCATACCTGATGATGGCATGGTCAGTAGCAGTAGTTTATCTTTAACTCCCCGAGGCATGCCAGCTGGTTCAGTTCCACCCCAATCTTTATTGGGTAAAAGAGGAAAAGATAATCTTCAATCTGCTGTTTCTAAGGGTGCTATAGTCCCTCCCTCTGATGCATCTCTTCCTCACTCTGATCATCCTAAGCCTTTTGCAAATGGTCCCAAGGCTCCACCTCCTATGCAGAAGAAGCTAGAGTTAGAAAAATTGAGGGATGAACTCCGCAAGAAACAGGAGATGCTGGATGAGAAGCGAAATGACTTCCGGCGCCAGTTGGACAAACTTGAGAAACAA GCTACAGGAGTTAAGGGTGAGGCTGTGGTTGAGCCTGCTGCTAAAAGACACAGAGTAGGAATAGCAACTGATGTTGCAAAAACTACTACTCCAAGGTCCTCTGATCCTGTTGTTGGTGCGTCATCTCCATGTGCTGAGATGATAGTGGATAAGAATAAATCAACTGAAAATGTTGCATCATCCATTCCCAAAACAAGTGCATCATTGATGCAGCACGAATCTACAGCCTCAAGGCAGCTAATTCGTCCAGTGGCACCTACAGGGGCAGTCTTTCTGACGAACAGATACAAGTTGGATAACCGGCCGACAGCATTTAAAATAATCCCTCCTTTACCCCCTGGGTTGGCAAAT GTGGATGTCTTGAAGGAATTCTTCTCGTTGTATGGCGATCTTTCTGCTGTTGAACTAGAAGAAGTTGATGCTTGCAATGATGATAGTGATGGGTCAGAGATGGCAAAAAATTGCTCAGCCTGCTTGACTTTCACAACTCGCCGCTCAGCTGAGAGAGCATTTTTTAATGGTAGATGTTGGCAAGGCAACAACTTGAAGTTTACATGGGTGACATCTAGTGCCTTTGGCAGTGACCTTTCTGGCAGAGAAAATATTTCATCTGCCTTAAAGTGTCCTGTTGATACTGATGTGCAGCCGACTGAAAAATTAGCATGCACTGGTTCTGGTTCTCAGGAAGCTTCTGCATCTGAAAATGGGGAGACTGAAACGTCAGAAAGAAATACTAGTGCAGACCATGTGGAGTTGCATGAAGTTCCAGAGCCGCTACCAACTTCAGAGCATGGTGAGGACACAACTAAATGCGAGGATAGTGCAACATCAATGTGCAGCAAAGAAGAGCAGCCTAAAAGAGAGCTCAATCCAACTGCAACATCAGGGGAGAATGAGTCGCATAAAGGCCATACCAGTTGA
- the LOC110602209 gene encoding universal stress protein A-like protein, which yields MEGEPTRIMIGVNESTIKGYPHPSISSKGAFDWTLQKIVRSNTCGFKLLFLHVQVPDEDGFDDMDSIYASPDDFKSMKQRDRVRGLHLLEYFVNRCHQIGVACEAWLKRGDPKEEICREVRRVQPDLLVVGSRGLGPFQRVFVGTVSEFCQKHAECPVISIKRRAEETPQDPVDD from the exons ATGGAAGGTGAACCGACTCGGATAATGATAGGAGTGAACGAGTCAACAATCAAAGGGTATCCACACCCTTCGATTAGTAGCAAAGGAGCTTTCGACTGGACTCTTCAGAAGATTGTTCGCTCTAACACTTGTGGTTTCAAGCTTCTCTTCCTTCATGTCCAAGTCCCTGACGAAGACg GTTTTGATGATATGGATAGCATATATGCATCTCCTGATGATTTTAAAAGCATGAAACAGAGGGACAGAGTGCGAGGACTTCATCTTCTGGAGTACTTTGTCAATAGATGTCATCAGATTGGG GTTGCTTGTGAAGCGTGGTTGAAGAGAGGTGATCCCAAGGAAGAAATCTGCCGTGAAGTGAGACGAGTCCAGCCTGATCTCCTGGTTGTCGGAAGTCGTGGTCTTGGTCCTTTCCAGAG GGTTTTTGTTGGAACTGTGAGCGAATTTTGCCAGAAGCATGCTGAGTGCCCAGTAATCTCAATCAAACGTAGGGCTGAAGAAACTCCACAAGATCCTGTTGATGACTGA